One segment of Streptomyces roseifaciens DNA contains the following:
- a CDS encoding acyltransferase family protein, with amino-acid sequence MTAPALPRQRRETSEGQPAPLEATHGGSRLRALDALRIIAALMVALYHYGGRDGDVSRAWGASPRHEFPTLSGAFAYGCLGVEIFFVISGFVICMSGWGRPLRSFFASRAARLYPAYWAAILLVTVAFALPWVAYKTVSFSDALVNLTMLQQPVGAQRVLGVCWTLWAELRFYALFALFVVLPGATRHRVVLFCAVWTLATVVTTASHVEFLRVVVMPEYSSYFIGGIGLYLIHRFGHDLLHWGIVAVSFLVGQHYAVAGLWHPPNPQYFSYRSPYVIVAVLALGYAAVAAVALGRFRWANWRWLTVAGALTYPFYLVHEHLGWVVIGALHRGLGIPSYATLGLTVALMLGLAWLLHRCVEQRLTPVLRRSLDPGGRSGGGSAGRTG; translated from the coding sequence ATGACGGCCCCGGCACTCCCCCGGCAGCGCCGAGAGACCTCCGAGGGGCAACCGGCGCCCTTGGAGGCCACCCACGGCGGCAGCCGCCTCCGCGCCCTGGATGCCCTCCGCATCATCGCCGCCCTGATGGTGGCCCTGTACCACTACGGCGGTCGAGACGGCGACGTGAGCCGCGCGTGGGGCGCCTCGCCGCGGCACGAATTCCCCACCCTGTCGGGCGCGTTCGCCTACGGCTGCCTCGGTGTCGAGATCTTCTTCGTCATCAGCGGCTTCGTGATCTGCATGAGCGGCTGGGGACGTCCCCTGCGCTCGTTCTTCGCCTCCCGCGCGGCCCGCCTCTACCCCGCCTACTGGGCGGCGATCCTGCTGGTGACCGTCGCGTTCGCGCTGCCGTGGGTCGCGTACAAGACGGTCTCGTTCAGCGACGCGCTCGTGAATCTGACGATGCTGCAGCAGCCGGTGGGCGCGCAGCGCGTGCTGGGCGTGTGCTGGACGCTCTGGGCGGAGCTGCGGTTCTACGCGCTCTTCGCGCTGTTCGTGGTGCTGCCGGGGGCGACGCGGCACCGGGTGGTGTTGTTCTGCGCGGTGTGGACGCTGGCGACCGTGGTGACGACGGCCTCGCACGTGGAGTTCCTGCGGGTCGTCGTGATGCCGGAGTACTCGTCGTACTTCATCGGCGGCATCGGCCTGTATCTGATCCACCGCTTCGGGCACGACCTCCTGCACTGGGGGATCGTGGCCGTGAGCTTCCTGGTCGGGCAGCACTACGCGGTGGCGGGGCTGTGGCACCCGCCGAACCCGCAATACTTCTCGTACCGCTCCCCGTACGTGATCGTGGCCGTCCTGGCGCTGGGTTACGCGGCGGTGGCGGCCGTCGCCCTGGGCAGGTTCCGCTGGGCGAACTGGCGCTGGCTGACGGTCGCGGGCGCGCTGACGTACCCGTTCTACCTCGTGCACGAGCACCTGGGGTGGGTGGTGATCGGCGCCCTGCACCGGGGCCTCGGCATCCCCTCGTACGCGACGCTCGGCCTGACCGTCGCCCTGATGCTGGGCCTGGCCTGGCTGCTGCACCGTTGCG